In Paenibacillus phoenicis, one genomic interval encodes:
- the metK gene encoding methionine adenosyltransferase has translation MSVQGRHLFTSESVTEGHPDKICDQISDAVLDAFLANDPYARVACEVSVATGLVLVIGEISTKSEYVDIPAIVRKTVKEIGYTRAKYGFDYSTCAVLTSLNEQSADIAQGVNAALESRDQAQVDKETENIGAGDQGLMFGFATNETPELMPLPIALSHRIARRLSEVRKDGTLDYLRPDGKTQVTIEYIDGKPKRVDTIVVSTQHAEEITLEQIQRDIKEHVILPVVPAELLDGDTKYFINPTGRFVIGGPQGDAGLTGRKIIVDTYGGYARHGGGAFSGKDPTKVDRSAAYAARYVAKNLVAAGLADKVEIQLAYAIGVANPVSINVDTYGTGKVPEEKLVELVRENFDLRPAGIIRMLDLRRPIYRQTAAYGHFGRTDIDLPWERVDKAELLKAQAGL, from the coding sequence ATGTCCGTACAAGGGCGACACCTATTTACTTCCGAGTCTGTCACTGAAGGGCACCCGGATAAAATTTGTGACCAAATTTCCGACGCGGTACTTGATGCTTTTTTGGCAAATGACCCTTATGCTCGGGTAGCCTGTGAAGTGTCTGTAGCCACCGGGTTGGTGCTGGTAATCGGGGAGATCAGTACGAAATCCGAGTATGTTGATATTCCGGCAATCGTTCGTAAGACGGTTAAGGAGATCGGTTATACTCGTGCCAAATATGGCTTTGACTACAGTACTTGCGCCGTGTTGACGTCTCTGAACGAACAGTCGGCGGATATCGCGCAAGGCGTAAACGCCGCACTGGAAAGTCGCGATCAGGCTCAAGTTGATAAAGAGACGGAAAATATCGGGGCTGGTGACCAGGGTTTAATGTTCGGGTTTGCCACAAACGAAACGCCGGAGCTGATGCCGCTTCCGATTGCTCTTTCGCATCGGATTGCACGCCGCCTCTCCGAAGTGCGTAAAGACGGTACGCTTGACTATCTTCGTCCCGACGGTAAAACCCAGGTGACGATTGAATATATTGACGGCAAGCCAAAACGCGTAGACACGATTGTCGTATCGACACAGCATGCCGAGGAAATTACTTTGGAGCAAATCCAGAGAGATATTAAGGAGCATGTGATTCTCCCTGTCGTACCAGCGGAGTTGCTGGACGGGGATACGAAATATTTTATTAACCCGACGGGTCGTTTCGTCATTGGCGGACCTCAAGGGGATGCCGGCTTAACCGGGCGCAAAATCATTGTGGATACGTATGGCGGTTATGCCCGTCATGGCGGCGGAGCATTCTCGGGGAAAGACCCGACAAAGGTAGACCGTTCCGCAGCGTATGCCGCTCGTTACGTAGCGAAAAACCTGGTTGCTGCAGGGCTGGCCGACAAGGTCGAAATTCAGCTGGCGTATGCGATTGGGGTTGCCAACCCGGTATCCATCAACGTCGATACGTATGGAACCGGTAAAGTGCCGGAAGAGAAGCTGGTGGAGCTCGTGCGTGAGAACTTCGACCTTCGCCCGGCCGGAATTATCCGCATGCTGGATCTGCGTCGCCCAATTTACCGTCAAACCGCCGCATATGGTCATTTTGGCCGTACGGACATCGATCTGCCTTGGGAAAGAGTGGACAAGGCCGAGTTGTTGAAGGCGCAAGCAGGGCTGTAA
- a CDS encoding alpha/beta-type small acid-soluble spore protein, with the protein MARGNRKIVPESRQVLQQWKYEIAAEFGLPVGYGATGAGADTEFAGELGALGGGQSHGGSWGHLTSRENGSVGGEITKRLIAHAERNFIL; encoded by the coding sequence ATGGCAAGAGGCAATCGGAAAATCGTACCGGAAAGTCGTCAAGTCTTGCAGCAATGGAAATATGAAATCGCCGCTGAGTTTGGTTTGCCCGTAGGGTATGGAGCGACAGGAGCGGGAGCGGATACAGAATTCGCCGGTGAATTGGGTGCTCTTGGCGGCGGGCAAAGCCATGGCGGAAGCTGGGGACATTTAACTTCCCGCGAAAACGGCTCTGTCGGCGGAGAAATTACGAAACGCCTCATCGCCCATGCTGAACGGAACTTTATCCTATAA
- a CDS encoding Ig-like domain-containing protein, whose protein sequence is MSNTSYSFKENSHVIVNQGGEKKVMKKILSVALSTAMAFSMFASVAFGADAKLTPEQQFNALKEAGIVSGFPDGLSHLERTLTRAELAKIIVNSLSLEPVDATSYNDKNYANHWGRPYIEAATQAGILNGKDAVKKLFDPNGAVTVQELAKVLVTALKLEVPADANNTASEWAKGYVAAAVNAGYLAEGINYQAQATRSQAVVAAYAIYEAAQFKVTKAEAIDATHVKLTLSNGETVEVTLEKALEPNKATELEYTTADGKVLKYTVTYVVTTATKVESVKADNLREVKVAFDGEVDAATAEDADNYEIESDEGRAVDVIGASLSSDKKVVTLTVEDAAGTDAGMTNQKEYKLTVTNVRAGSAVITADEVAFTPVDAALPVAESAQALGNKAIKITFSEPVVKATDANSFTIDGVTAVGTVDVSGSSVILKQYTTLANGEHTIKVSNVKDYSGLANIETELKFNVVEDTTAPTIASVESASFEYVTLKFSEAIDPSTVAAGNVYWKQGTTQRTADTFEQVSDDTYKFHFTGDNKLVYSTSVYVNDVADYSGNVIAKDSSITVNPVVDQTRPEVVSAKLDDNSADTLKIKFTKVLDADTAEDSANYVIKNSKGEEVSTYKEATLDSTGKVVTVFLYDDLDENETYTLTISNVADDTTLKNVIVPYTATIKVGEVSAPHLQAVNKSTTAHRLVVTFDKKMGASATDKANYLYYYGASATATTNADGSVTVNGGEWKTLPSGASMSFTSDGKSVVIVFPSSVNIDDIKAVRVSNVKSEGGKTLSGLFADAEVGSATTLTLGDAPKATATNKIEVDFNATLQSGAVSTSEFKVEAGSKVLSVVSAQVDDDAVVLTLSDKNKLDADGTYEGVPVTVTVLANKNLTTPAGAKVIANETQTVVDGIKPELKNVDRNAVYDGTSVTQIVYFSEDIVLGANGVYDFDVKVDGKTAKAGIDFIVNETSAGVVEVVVTPGATGGAITSIPVGKTIEVRINPSARFITDASGSNVVSGSNTFRGSLIVQP, encoded by the coding sequence ATGAGTAACACGAGCTATTCATTTAAAGAAAATTCTCATGTGATAGTTAATCAAGGAGGAGAAAAAAAGGTTATGAAGAAAATTTTGTCCGTAGCTTTGTCTACAGCAATGGCATTCTCCATGTTTGCTTCCGTAGCATTCGGTGCTGATGCCAAACTGACTCCAGAGCAACAATTTAACGCTCTGAAAGAAGCAGGTATCGTATCTGGCTTCCCAGACGGCCTGTCCCACTTGGAAAGAACGTTGACTCGCGCTGAACTCGCGAAAATCATCGTTAACTCCCTGAGCCTGGAACCAGTTGACGCTACTTCTTACAACGATAAGAACTATGCGAACCACTGGGGCCGTCCTTACATTGAAGCTGCTACACAAGCTGGCATCCTCAATGGTAAAGACGCAGTTAAAAAACTGTTCGATCCGAACGGCGCAGTAACTGTACAAGAACTGGCTAAAGTTCTGGTAACTGCTCTGAAACTGGAAGTTCCTGCTGACGCTAACAACACTGCGTCCGAATGGGCTAAAGGTTATGTAGCAGCAGCTGTTAACGCTGGTTACCTCGCTGAAGGCATCAACTACCAAGCTCAAGCAACTCGCTCCCAAGCGGTTGTAGCAGCTTATGCGATTTATGAAGCTGCTCAATTCAAAGTAACGAAAGCAGAAGCTATCGACGCTACTCACGTTAAACTGACGCTGTCGAACGGCGAAACTGTTGAAGTAACTTTGGAAAAAGCTCTTGAGCCTAACAAAGCAACTGAGCTGGAGTACACTACAGCTGACGGTAAAGTGTTGAAATACACTGTTACTTATGTTGTGACAACTGCAACTAAAGTTGAAAGTGTTAAAGCTGATAACCTTCGTGAAGTAAAAGTTGCTTTCGATGGTGAAGTTGATGCTGCTACAGCTGAAGATGCAGACAACTATGAAATCGAATCTGATGAAGGTCGTGCTGTTGATGTCATCGGTGCTTCCTTGTCTTCTGACAAAAAAGTCGTTACTTTGACTGTTGAAGATGCGGCTGGTACTGATGCTGGTATGACTAACCAAAAAGAATACAAATTGACTGTTACTAATGTTCGTGCAGGTAGCGCTGTAATCACTGCTGATGAAGTTGCTTTCACTCCAGTTGACGCTGCTCTTCCAGTAGCTGAATCCGCTCAAGCATTAGGGAACAAAGCAATTAAAATCACATTCAGTGAGCCGGTTGTGAAAGCTACTGATGCTAACAGCTTCACGATCGATGGTGTAACTGCTGTTGGTACAGTTGACGTTTCTGGCTCTTCCGTAATCTTGAAGCAATACACTACGCTTGCTAATGGTGAACACACTATTAAAGTAAGCAATGTGAAAGATTACTCTGGATTGGCTAATATCGAAACTGAGCTGAAATTCAATGTTGTAGAAGACACTACTGCTCCTACAATTGCAAGCGTAGAGTCCGCATCGTTTGAATATGTAACATTGAAATTCAGTGAAGCAATTGATCCATCGACGGTAGCAGCAGGTAACGTATATTGGAAACAAGGTACAACTCAAAGAACTGCTGATACATTTGAACAAGTTTCCGATGACACATACAAATTCCACTTCACTGGCGACAACAAACTGGTTTATTCCACAAGTGTTTACGTGAACGATGTTGCTGACTATTCTGGCAATGTAATTGCTAAAGATTCCAGCATCACTGTAAACCCTGTTGTTGATCAAACTCGTCCAGAAGTTGTAAGTGCAAAACTGGATGACAATTCTGCGGATACTTTGAAAATCAAATTCACGAAAGTTCTTGATGCAGATACAGCAGAAGATTCTGCTAACTATGTAATCAAGAATTCTAAAGGTGAAGAAGTTTCCACTTATAAGGAAGCTACTTTGGATTCCACAGGAAAAGTTGTAACGGTCTTCTTGTATGATGATCTGGATGAAAACGAAACTTATACACTTACAATTTCCAATGTAGCTGACGACACTACTTTGAAGAATGTAATTGTGCCTTACACTGCAACAATCAAAGTTGGGGAAGTAAGTGCTCCACATCTTCAAGCTGTAAACAAATCGACTACGGCTCACAGATTGGTAGTTACATTCGACAAGAAAATGGGTGCTAGTGCTACAGATAAAGCTAATTACCTGTACTACTACGGTGCAAGTGCTACTGCAACGACTAACGCAGATGGTAGCGTAACTGTGAATGGCGGCGAATGGAAAACTCTTCCTAGCGGTGCAAGCATGTCCTTCACTTCGGATGGCAAGTCTGTAGTTATCGTCTTCCCTTCGAGCGTCAATATTGATGATATTAAAGCAGTGCGTGTATCCAACGTTAAGAGCGAAGGTGGCAAAACTTTGTCTGGGCTGTTTGCAGATGCAGAAGTTGGTTCTGCGACTACCCTGACTCTTGGTGATGCTCCTAAGGCAACGGCTACTAACAAAATCGAAGTTGACTTCAATGCTACTTTGCAATCTGGTGCGGTTTCGACCAGTGAATTCAAAGTAGAAGCAGGATCTAAAGTATTGTCTGTTGTATCTGCTCAAGTTGACGATGATGCTGTAGTGCTCACTCTGTCTGACAAAAATAAACTGGATGCAGACGGAACTTATGAAGGTGTACCTGTAACAGTAACTGTTTTGGCTAACAAAAACCTGACAACTCCAGCTGGAGCTAAAGTTATTGCGAATGAGACTCAGACCGTTGTAGACGGAATTAAACCTGAACTGAAAAATGTTGACAGAAATGCTGTTTATGATGGTACTTCGGTTACTCAAATCGTATACTTCTCTGAGGACATTGTCCTTGGTGCAAACGGCGTTTACGACTTTGATGTTAAAGTCGACGGTAAGACAGCTAAAGCTGGTATCGACTTCATCGTAAATGAAACAAGTGCTGGTGTTGTTGAAGTTGTTGTGACACCTGGTGCAACTGGTGGTGCAATTACTAGCATCCCTGTTGGAAAAACAATCGAAGTTCGTATCAACCCAAGTGCAAGATTCATTACTGATGCTTCTGGCAGCAATGTAGTGTCCGGATCTAACACATTCCGTGGTTCCCTCATTGTACAGCCATAA
- a CDS encoding S-layer homology domain-containing protein, translating into MQRLKKPFIWLTLLSLVFTLLPAGLAPVAKAADSVSPTFFIPSDPALRNTFRLVTEYNVTGKEQINRNNVYQYNQGLLTFTGTFAKVSSNSMTVKVERLNAVPVKDADGNEHFNWVPDANNVYYSSVSLDSTDASGQKFIVRDLKLFPGFNKITLSGVQVGVTQSESFYVLYDEVPYLQELKMYEGGPAAKYLNEGTPVVTNVSALSLEGTARNVTKITLSVNGKKTDTLPYDDVTGKFYASGQTLSPGVNNLEIVLTNGADTVKLERTIYLFSDTEQITGAYVYSGNAGSKAVNVLGITPTITESLAGTPKFIGQVLIPFNPDEGTFGDTTSGTGVGKVWVKPSTADPADPYTAATFKVLKMKAVSADGTVDTEEGQDVLIPDANGDPEYRLVTFMIDLPTPANGTNQFSLRVQYGSDATPRFTTTKNISYKYLQGESVITKLSYLPTLTDADITSTETRDISDFSQVNLDGATVTSGTFYILVESSSAPTVDLNADYLPLGSKKLTIDPVAPTAINLAANQKIYKISNFSTGQQRVRFWYVAGENKDATISYITMSKISFTNLIYGQTYTVNSKDPDTLKLTLKGQYLGFENFNKEDAQFTINGVSGKNDDLVWETGTLNFSLQLDIGPDGPLYYGENRITFYGTSRDGNGNARYVTGEMLIYIVDENGATITSFMPASTLNPALLPTVDLYNRISFPVSGTVDPEDQQLFDQTINTLFKPSTDFTYDAANQNYTTNKKGANLVMRGAGATRANVYFGSQLLFTFNLESNQATGNTSNDFTYDFGNGQKTGYYSFVGSEKDFVVQVYNLDIDVPGSYVFNLELVNSTGSRSSKRLEIIRTVEAYRLISPQPTVGDQYVVNKNFIHFDIEAEGATRVLIDKDEATPRQETGKEDRFVYDYVGLKPDKATKIKITIERADTSFTDTIEVYYTSAVDIDSQYMVEKVSNKYTVFNKTVQLTFPKGTIMQSANPGLNAIQYYPDTKLLFGIADPVYGIVGKRDDYGNYIEGQRPNPEGNPEIHIPIELSGKFSQPERRNNFTPISHVYWISGGVGESADGTQKATNGLAPYSLEGYFTMFPSDRKVIPSQRGELTLAYDKNVVDEAGTTITVFRFTDKGIWENIGGEVNTKNHTITVPFDDFGYYMVMKMKRGYSDITNHPWARNILNALYAKGIMTNLFGDSFGTDDRISRGEFATLLVKGLNIPLNYPKDGDYNKSSFQDVGPNARTETWSYEYIETAARAGIVTGTSEGTFSPYMPITREQAAVMIARALKLKLAVNDEKLNATLAKAFVDSGSIDVYARPAIQAVNSAKIMTGSPSTLPGQKKPVYSFNPKGFMTRAEAGKITVEMLKKSTSLFPKNLS; encoded by the coding sequence ATGCAACGCTTGAAGAAGCCGTTTATATGGCTGACCCTGCTGTCTTTAGTCTTTACGTTGCTCCCGGCAGGACTGGCGCCTGTGGCGAAAGCGGCGGATTCGGTATCGCCGACATTCTTTATCCCAAGCGATCCGGCACTAAGAAATACATTCCGTTTGGTGACGGAATACAATGTGACGGGGAAGGAACAGATTAACCGGAATAATGTTTACCAATACAACCAAGGCTTGTTGACCTTTACCGGGACATTCGCGAAGGTTTCATCGAATAGCATGACGGTTAAAGTTGAACGATTAAATGCTGTTCCAGTCAAGGATGCAGATGGCAATGAACATTTCAACTGGGTACCGGATGCAAACAACGTGTATTATTCGAGCGTTTCTCTGGATTCTACAGATGCTTCCGGCCAGAAGTTTATTGTCCGGGACTTGAAATTGTTCCCTGGATTTAACAAGATCACGCTCTCAGGGGTACAGGTTGGCGTAACCCAGTCTGAGTCTTTCTACGTGCTCTACGATGAGGTGCCTTATCTTCAAGAACTGAAGATGTACGAAGGTGGGCCAGCCGCGAAATACCTGAATGAGGGAACTCCGGTCGTCACCAATGTAAGTGCGCTGTCACTTGAAGGTACTGCTAGAAATGTAACGAAGATTACTTTGTCTGTGAACGGGAAGAAAACCGATACGTTACCTTATGATGATGTGACAGGGAAGTTCTATGCTTCAGGACAGACCTTGTCTCCTGGGGTCAACAACCTAGAGATTGTACTCACCAATGGAGCAGACACGGTGAAATTGGAACGTACCATTTATCTCTTCAGCGATACGGAACAAATTACTGGAGCCTATGTGTATTCCGGAAACGCTGGAAGCAAAGCAGTTAACGTTCTAGGCATCACTCCAACCATTACAGAATCTTTGGCAGGTACACCGAAGTTTATTGGACAAGTCTTGATCCCGTTTAATCCGGATGAGGGGACTTTTGGGGATACGACTAGCGGCACAGGAGTCGGGAAGGTTTGGGTGAAGCCATCAACGGCTGACCCAGCGGACCCTTATACAGCGGCTACCTTCAAGGTATTGAAGATGAAGGCTGTTAGTGCTGACGGTACTGTAGATACAGAAGAAGGTCAGGATGTACTTATTCCCGACGCGAACGGTGACCCAGAGTATCGTCTGGTTACCTTTATGATTGATCTTCCGACACCGGCCAATGGCACGAATCAATTTAGCTTGAGAGTTCAATATGGCAGCGATGCAACACCGCGCTTTACGACAACGAAGAACATCTCGTATAAATATTTGCAAGGTGAGTCGGTAATCACGAAGCTCTCCTATTTGCCGACGCTTACTGACGCTGATATAACGAGTACAGAGACTCGTGACATTTCTGATTTTTCGCAAGTAAACCTGGATGGGGCTACTGTAACCTCCGGCACATTCTACATTCTTGTTGAGAGTAGTTCAGCACCAACGGTCGATCTTAACGCAGATTATTTGCCGCTAGGCAGCAAGAAGCTGACGATCGATCCGGTAGCACCTACTGCCATTAACCTTGCCGCAAACCAAAAAATTTATAAAATTAGCAACTTCTCGACGGGCCAACAACGGGTGCGTTTCTGGTATGTGGCGGGTGAAAATAAGGATGCAACGATTTCATACATCACCATGAGCAAGATTTCGTTTACGAATCTAATCTATGGGCAAACTTATACTGTAAACTCCAAAGATCCGGATACGCTGAAATTGACGCTGAAAGGGCAGTATCTTGGTTTCGAGAATTTTAATAAAGAGGATGCCCAATTTACAATCAATGGAGTCAGCGGGAAAAATGACGACTTAGTTTGGGAAACGGGGACACTTAATTTTTCCCTCCAGTTAGATATTGGACCTGACGGGCCATTATATTATGGGGAGAATCGCATTACCTTCTACGGCACCTCTAGAGACGGAAACGGCAACGCCCGTTATGTTACAGGGGAAATGTTGATTTATATCGTGGATGAGAATGGCGCAACCATTACTTCTTTCATGCCGGCATCCACGCTCAATCCAGCCCTGTTGCCTACAGTGGATCTCTATAACAGAATATCGTTCCCGGTATCTGGTACGGTTGATCCTGAGGATCAGCAACTGTTCGATCAAACGATCAATACGTTGTTCAAGCCTTCAACGGATTTTACGTATGACGCGGCCAACCAGAATTATACGACGAACAAAAAAGGCGCTAACTTAGTTATGCGGGGAGCTGGCGCGACTAGAGCCAACGTTTATTTCGGTTCTCAATTGCTATTTACATTTAACTTAGAAAGCAATCAGGCTACAGGAAATACCTCAAATGACTTTACTTACGATTTCGGTAATGGTCAGAAGACAGGGTACTACAGTTTCGTAGGTAGTGAGAAGGACTTTGTTGTTCAAGTTTATAATCTCGATATTGATGTACCTGGAAGCTATGTCTTCAATCTGGAGCTCGTAAACAGCACAGGTTCACGGTCGAGCAAACGGCTGGAGATTATTCGTACGGTTGAAGCGTATCGTTTGATTTCGCCGCAACCTACAGTGGGAGATCAATACGTCGTCAATAAGAACTTTATCCATTTTGATATTGAAGCCGAAGGCGCGACTAGAGTTCTGATTGACAAAGATGAAGCAACTCCTCGTCAAGAAACGGGGAAAGAGGATCGTTTTGTCTATGACTATGTGGGGTTAAAACCGGATAAGGCGACAAAGATCAAAATCACGATCGAAAGAGCCGATACCAGCTTCACAGATACGATTGAGGTTTATTATACGTCGGCTGTGGATATCGACAGCCAGTACATGGTTGAGAAGGTTTCTAACAAGTATACTGTCTTTAATAAAACTGTTCAGCTGACTTTCCCGAAAGGAACCATCATGCAATCCGCAAATCCGGGGTTAAATGCCATTCAGTATTACCCGGATACGAAGCTCTTGTTTGGTATTGCTGACCCTGTCTATGGGATTGTGGGCAAACGGGACGATTACGGGAACTATATCGAAGGCCAAAGACCAAATCCGGAAGGGAATCCAGAAATTCATATCCCTATCGAGTTGAGCGGTAAGTTCTCTCAACCGGAACGCAGAAATAACTTCACACCGATCTCCCATGTGTACTGGATTAGCGGTGGGGTGGGTGAATCTGCAGATGGAACGCAAAAAGCTACCAACGGTCTAGCACCTTATTCGCTTGAAGGATACTTCACGATGTTCCCTTCGGACCGTAAGGTCATTCCATCCCAACGCGGGGAATTGACGTTGGCTTACGACAAAAACGTGGTGGATGAAGCGGGAACGACCATCACGGTGTTCCGTTTCACAGATAAAGGCATCTGGGAGAACATCGGCGGGGAAGTCAATACGAAGAACCATACGATTACCGTGCCATTTGATGATTTTGGTTATTATATGGTTATGAAGATGAAGAGGGGCTACTCGGATATCACCAATCATCCGTGGGCGCGTAATATTCTGAATGCTTTGTATGCGAAGGGGATTATGACGAATCTGTTTGGCGACAGCTTCGGGACAGATGACCGCATCAGCCGCGGCGAATTTGCCACATTGCTCGTCAAGGGATTAAATATTCCTCTGAATTATCCGAAAGACGGGGATTACAACAAGTCCTCCTTCCAGGATGTTGGTCCAAATGCACGAACCGAAACCTGGAGCTATGAATATATTGAAACGGCGGCAAGGGCCGGTATTGTAACAGGAACCTCTGAAGGGACGTTCTCACCTTACATGCCGATCACCCGTGAACAAGCAGCCGTAATGATCGCAAGAGCGCTGAAGCTCAAGCTGGCTGTCAACGATGAGAAGCTAAATGCGACGCTGGCCAAAGCCTTCGTGGACTCCGGCAGCATCGACGTCTATGCCCGTCCAGCAATTCAAGCGGTGAATTCCGCGAAGATTATGACGGGATCGCCAAGTACGCTTCCGGGTCAGAAGAAGCCGGTATACAGCTTTAACCCGAAAGGCTTCATGACTCGTGCAGAAGCCGGTAAAATCACGGTAGAGATGCTGAAGAAGAGCACGAGTCTCTTCCCGAAAAATCTTAGCTAA
- a CDS encoding glycosyltransferase family 4 protein, whose translation MLMIYIIGFIVSLGLALGLTPLVKKFAVKVGAVDVPNARKVHTRIMPRLGGLGIFLSFVIAFFLLLPFLPDVFTVREVNFIKAFLVGGTITVLLGALDDRFDLPAKLKFLIQIATACVVVFVFDIRIEFANIPFHTYAAVETWVAIPFTILWIVGVTNAINLIDGLDGLAAGVSAIAIGTIAVMAFLMGNVMVALLCLLLLGSIIGFLYFNFHPAKIFMGDSGALFLGFSLALLSLLGFKQIAIVSFLTPLILIGVPLSDTMFAIVRRWMQKKPIFSPDKGHLHHCLRELGFSHRQTVLIIYGIAAFFGVLAVIQSSAAMYNANWVTFVVICVMVFFLQIGAEVIGLIGKTKRPVLDFLARLRMKVSEERGTK comes from the coding sequence ATGTTGATGATCTATATCATCGGGTTTATCGTTTCACTTGGCTTGGCTTTGGGCCTAACGCCGCTCGTAAAGAAATTCGCTGTTAAGGTCGGCGCCGTGGATGTGCCCAATGCGCGCAAAGTGCATACACGAATTATGCCGAGACTCGGTGGTTTAGGGATATTTTTATCTTTTGTCATCGCGTTTTTTCTGCTTCTTCCATTCTTACCTGACGTATTCACGGTACGCGAAGTGAACTTCATCAAAGCTTTCCTGGTAGGCGGAACGATTACCGTATTGCTGGGCGCTTTGGACGATCGCTTCGATTTGCCGGCGAAACTGAAATTTCTGATTCAAATTGCGACGGCCTGCGTGGTCGTGTTCGTGTTCGATATCCGGATTGAGTTTGCGAATATTCCGTTTCACACGTATGCTGCAGTGGAGACGTGGGTGGCCATTCCGTTCACCATTCTGTGGATCGTTGGCGTGACGAATGCCATTAACCTGATCGACGGATTGGACGGATTGGCTGCAGGGGTCTCTGCCATTGCGATCGGGACGATTGCGGTTATGGCGTTCCTGATGGGCAATGTGATGGTGGCCCTGCTCTGCTTGTTGCTTCTCGGCAGCATTATCGGATTCCTGTACTTTAACTTCCACCCGGCCAAAATCTTCATGGGCGACTCGGGCGCCCTGTTCCTGGGCTTTAGCTTAGCGCTGTTGTCGCTGCTCGGCTTTAAGCAGATTGCGATTGTGTCGTTCCTGACGCCGCTGATCCTGATCGGCGTGCCGCTCTCGGACACGATGTTCGCCATCGTGCGCCGCTGGATGCAGAAGAAGCCGATCTTCTCGCCGGACAAGGGGCACTTGCACCATTGCCTGCGCGAGCTCGGATTCAGCCACCGCCAGACGGTGCTGATCATTTACGGCATCGCCGCTTTCTTCGGTGTGCTGGCCGTGATCCAATCGTCGGCCGCAATGTACAATGCAAACTGGGTGACGTTTGTCGTCATCTGCGTGATGGTCTTCTTCCTGCAAATCGGTGCCGAGGTCATCGGCCTGATCGGCAAGACGAAGCGCCCCGTGCTCGACTTCCTCGCCCGCCTTCGCATGAAGGTGTCGGAGGAGCGCGGTACGAAATAA
- a CDS encoding WecB/TagA/CpsF family glycosyltransferase: MTMIKEGIPTVSVFGVPVCKWGMKETVAYLTDVVTAKTPHHVITANPIMMMAAIENPEYKAMMRTAELIVPDGTGLVWAAQKGGDPVTERVPGYELLHELMKQGERRSWKVYLLGAAPDVVKETARRLALQYPGTTIVGYRDGYFGPNQDQEVIDEIVKAAPDLLFVARGADTQEPWIAKYKDVLRVPVMMGVGGSFDVISGRTKRAPMAFRKLRLEWLYRLLKEPTRFRRMLALPKFAVRVLREKENLTKMG, encoded by the coding sequence ATGACGATGATCAAGGAAGGTATCCCGACGGTTTCGGTCTTTGGCGTTCCCGTCTGCAAATGGGGGATGAAGGAGACAGTCGCCTATTTGACGGATGTGGTCACCGCCAAGACGCCGCATCATGTGATTACGGCCAATCCGATCATGATGATGGCGGCGATTGAGAATCCGGAATATAAAGCGATGATGAGAACCGCCGAATTGATTGTGCCGGACGGAACGGGCCTGGTCTGGGCCGCGCAAAAAGGCGGTGATCCGGTGACAGAACGCGTGCCGGGGTACGAGCTGCTGCACGAATTGATGAAGCAAGGGGAACGCCGCAGCTGGAAGGTGTACCTGCTTGGTGCAGCGCCGGACGTCGTGAAGGAAACGGCTCGCCGATTGGCCTTGCAATATCCCGGGACGACGATCGTGGGATATCGCGACGGCTACTTCGGTCCGAATCAAGACCAAGAAGTGATCGATGAAATCGTCAAAGCCGCGCCTGATCTGCTGTTTGTTGCACGGGGGGCAGACACGCAGGAGCCTTGGATCGCCAAATACAAAGACGTCCTGCGCGTCCCTGTCATGATGGGCGTCGGCGGCAGCTTCGACGTGATTTCCGGGCGAACCAAACGAGCTCCGATGGCCTTCCGGAAGCTTCGGCTGGAATGGCTGTACCGGTTGTTGAAGGAACCTACCCGCTTCCGCAGAATGCTGGCGCTGCCGAAATTCGCCGTACGCGTGCTGCGGGAGAAAGAAAACCTTACGAAAATGGGCTAA